CCGAGTTCATCCGCCGCCGCGGGCTGCTGATCATCCTGTCGGACCTCTACGACGACCCGAAAGAGGTGGTGCGCGGCCTGCGGCACTTCCGGTACAAGAAGCACGAGGTCATCCTGTTCCATATCTTCGACAAGTGGGAGCTGGACTTCCCGTTCCGCAAGCTGTCGGACTTCGTGGACATGGAGACGAACGAGGAGCTTCAGGTGGACCCGCGCTACGTGCGCGAGGAGTACCGCAAGCAGGTGCAGGCGTTCATTGACACCTACCGGCGCGACTGCTCGACGAGCCGGATCGAGTACGTGCAGACCGACACGTCGGTGCCCTACGACTTCATGCTCTTTGCGTACCTGGCCAAGCGGAAGAGGCTGTTCTGATGGGTTTCCTCGCGTGGTTCTACCTTCTGGGCGCGGCGTCGGGCGGCATCCCAATCATCATCCACATGATCCACCGCCGGCGCGCCCCCAAGGTGCTCTTCCCCACGCTGCGCTTTCTCAAGGCCTCGAACGAGCGCACCTCGCGGCGGCAGAGAATTCAGGACCTCTTCCTCCTCCTCCTGCGCGTGCTGCTCTTCGTGCTGCTGGCCTTTGCGCTGGCCCAGCCATTCCTCGGCTCGCGCCTGTGGGGCGCGGGCAAGGACATCCACGCGGTGCTCCTCCTCGACAACTCGTACTCGATGGGCACGGAGCACGAGCGCAAAGCCCGCTTCGCCGTGGCCAAGGAACTGGCCGCCGGCATCCTCGAGAAATGCCTGCCCACCCAGGGCAGCCAGGCCGCCGTGCTCCTCTCGTTCCCGCCCCACGGCCACCCCAAGCCGTTCCTCACGCCCGACCGAGCGGCGCTCCAGCGCGACATCCTCAAAGCCCCGCTCTCACAGGGCCGGGCCGACCTGACCGCCGCCGTCCAGCGCGCCTACGACCTCCTGGCCGAGGAGGGCAACAAGGCGCCGACGATGGAGATCTACGTCCTCACCGACCTCCAGCGCAACGCCTGGCCCCAGCCCCGCCCCCTCGAAGAGAAGCACAAGAACCCCCCCCCCCCCCCCCNNNNNNNNNNCGCCTCATCGTCATTGATGTCGGCCGCACCGACTACCGCAACATCGCCGTCACCGACCTCGCCGTCCACGGCGGCGCACGCGTGCGCGGCCGGCCCATCACCGTCCAGGCCAAGATCCACAACTACACGGCCGCCAAGGCCACCGTCAACGCCACCTTCTACGTGGACCAGGCCAAGCAGGCCAACCAGCAGCTCGAGATCCCCCCCGACCTCACCGTCACCGCCTCCTTCACCCACACCTTCACCGAGCCAGGCGTCCACAGCGGCTGGGTGCAGATTGACGACGACTCGCTCGCCCTCGACAACCGCCGCGACTTCTGCATCGAGATTCAGGACCACATCCCCGCCCTCGTCGTACGCGACGCCGTGCCGGCCATGCTCCAGCTCGACCCGACCTTCTACGTGGCCAAGGCCCTCGACCCGTTCGGCGACGACCCGGGGAAGCCCCGCTCCCTCGTGCAGGCCACGATCACCGAGCTGGACAAGCTCACCCACGAGCTCCTCCAGAAGACCCGCATCGTCGTCCTCGTGGACCCCGGCGCGCTCCAGCGCAGCCACATCGCCGTCCTGCGCCAGTTCGTCCGACGCGGCGGGCGCCTCATGATCTTCTGCGGCCCCAACCTGCGCCCCAAGAGCCTCAGCGACCTCCTCAACGACCCCGAGCCCGCCAACGCCCTCATGCCCCTCGAGATCGGCGAGCCCAAGCAAGGCATCCTCGACCGCAAGAAGTTCGAAACCCTCGTGAACCTCGACGACCGCCACCCCGCCCTCCTCGTCTTCCGAGGCTACCGCCTCGCCCAGACCGTCAAGGTCTACAACGCCGCCCCCATCACCGTCCCCCAGAACGCCCCCACCCGCATCCTCATCGGGCTCAGCGACGGCAACGCCTTCCTCCTCGAGAACCGCTTCCACGAGGGCCGCGTCGTCCTCTTCTCCACCTGCACCGACCCCGACTGGTCCAACCTCGCCGCCAGCCGCTTCTTCTTGCCGCTCCTGCACCGCCTCGTCTACCACCTCACCGAGCGCGAGGACGTCGAGGGCACCCACACCGTCGGCGCCCCCGTCACCATCACCCTGCGCGACATCCTGCGCCCCGTCGGCATCCAGGTGCGCGACCCCGCCGGCGAGATCACCGACCTCCAGGCCAAGCCCGAGCCCGCCAGCGGCCTCACCCGCGCCACCTACGCCCAGACCGACAGGCGCGGCGCCTACGTCTACCTCGTCCTCGACCCCACCCGCGCCGCCGACAAGGAGCCCACCGACGCCCGAGTCGAGGCCGAGCGAGCCTTCATCGTCAACCCCGACCCCCAGGAATCCGACCTCGCCCGCATCGCGGAGGCCGACCTTCGCGGCCTCTTCGAGGGCCACGCCCTCCACTACGTCGGCCCGCCCGACAAGACCTCCGCCGACCTCATCAAGGCCACCGTAGACACCATCCGCCAAGGCATTCCCTTGCGGAACATCGTCCTCTACATCGTCCTCTTCATCGCCATCTTCGAGACCTTCTTCGCCAACAAAGTCGTCCCGGCCTTCCAGCGCGCCGAGGACCGCCGCACCGAGCCCCTCCCCGGCGCCCCAGCCCCGGCCGAGAGCTGAACCGAGGAGAATGCTGGGGAGAAGCTTCCTGCAAGAAAGTTCCTCCCCAGATCCCTCTTCAAGAACTCGCATACAAGACGGTGGCTAGCGCCAGGGCAGGGCGGTGCGGACCATGCGTTCGTAGTTGGCGAGCATGCGCGGCGTGGCCACCGGGGCATACGGCGAGGCGGTGGGGGCGACGATGAGGCCGGTCGGGCCGGCGTCGCGGATGAGGGCCTCGACCTGCCGCTCGATCTCGCGCGGCGGCAGGGTGAACAGGTCGCCCACCTGGATGTTCCCCTCGATGCACACCTTGCCGGCCAACGCCGCCTTGGCCTCGGCGGCCGTGACGTTGCCCATCGGCCGCGCCTCCACGGGGAGGAGTTCGATGGCCACCGTACCTGCCTCGAAGAGCCTGGGGGGCGGGCTGGGCGCCTATGCCCCGCTTCGCTTACTCACCCGCTTGCGGGATTGGGGCTTGGGGCTCAGCCCGAAGAAGGGGGCGAACCGGCTGGCGCCCACACGGCGGCGGAAGTAGGCGAGCAATTCGGCCTGGTCCATGTCTTGCGTTTCTGCGTAGATCCCTTCCTGAATCCGTCGCTTCATCTCAACGCAGTCGAAGCCCTTCACAACAGGAGCCAGCTTGCTCATTGCCCGGCCTCCAGAATCTTCACGACGTCGGCAGGCGTGAGGATCACCACCATGCCGTAGCCGCGCGCGAGGTTGACGCCATTGAACGCCCTGACGCGTGCTGGGTTCACCAGGTGCCGGAAATTCCACGAGACAATGACGTCGGCGCGTGCTACCGTTGCTTGGGCCACGTGCATGGCATCGTCGGCGTACTTGGGCGTGACTACGCCCGCCGCCAGGTACGCTGCCCGCAGGGCGAGGGCCTCGGGCGACAGCGGAAGCCGTTCGGCACCGGCGTGCGTGATCTCCTCGAGGAGCGCCTGGACCTCTTCCCGGGCGTCCGCAATCTCCGCTGCAAGCGTCTCCGACACCAGGGGGATCACGGCACCCCGGAGAATGGCAGCGACAAGCTTCCTCGACGGGCCGGCAAACTCCGCGTCGAAGGGGCCGCCGACAGCAGAGGCGTCCAGGTACGCTCTCATCGGCGCCGTCGCCGTGTGTGGACCGGTCCCCATGCGTAGACTTGCTCCAGCCTCCATTGCCTGTACCCGGGGCCACTGCGTCGGCCCCGAGACCACCCACGACTACATGGTACCCTCGTTTGCCTCTCCGCGCAAGGCTTCTGAACGGGAATCGTGCTTCCCCGTCCGTGGGTTCGCGTCGAGGTACAGACCACCGCCCGACCACTCTTCCAGTCTTCTCCTGTGCCGGCGCATTCGCTCGGGCCAAGACCTCGGGGCATGTGCCCCTTGCGGTGTGATGCGGCTATCGGCAGGCCAGGGCGGTGCGGACCATGCGTTCGTAGTTGGCGAGCATGCGCGGCGTGGCCACCGGGGCATACGGCGAGGCGGTGGGGGCGACGATGAGGCCGGTCGGGCCGGCGTCGCGGATGAGGGCCTCGACCTGCCGCTCGATCTCGCGCGGCGGCAGGGTGAACAGGTCGCCCACCTGGATGTTCCCCTCGATGCACACCTTGCCGTCCAACGCCGCCTTGGCCTCGGCGGCCGTGACGTTGCCCATCGGCGGCGCCTCCACGGGGTGCAGCACATTCGCCTCCGCCTCGACGAAGCCCTGGAGAAGCCCCTTCAACGAGCCGTGGCAGTGCACGTGCACCAAGCCGTCCGCGTCGCGGATGCGCCCGAAGAGCCGTTTGTCGTAGCGGACATTGAAGTCCCAGAAATCCCGCGGCCCGTGGAGCGGGGGAGCGACGTACTCCTGGCCCGAGACGGCGAAGTAGGGCCCCACATCGTGCGCGAGGCACCAGTCAATCACGCGCAGGGCGCGCTGGGTCGTGTGCTCCAACAGCTCGTGCACCAGGCCGCGGTCCTCCACCGTGAGCAGGGCGAATGCCTCGGAGCCGAACAGCTCGGCCACGTGGCCGCCGGGGTTCATGTCGTGCAGGTGCACTTCCACGAGGCCGCGCTCGCCGGCCCGCTCGCGGAGGGCGAAGAAGCCGGCGGCATCGCCCGTGGGCTCGGGCGGAGGCAGCGAGAGGTACTTGAGCGCGTCCTCGCGGCTGGCGAGCCAGTGCTTGCGGGTCATGCCCGGCTGGCCCTTGCGGCCGGCGAGATGCTGGTGCACGAGCTCGCCGCGGGGCGTGGGCATCACGGTGGTCACCAGATCGAAGTCGGCGTCGTACGGCTCCACGCGCTGGGTGGTGGGAGGGGAGGGGAAGATGGCGGAGGTGCTCCACGCCCACTTGAGGTCGCACGTCGCGCACACGAGCTGGCGCAGCGGCGCGTAGGAGTCGTGCGGCGGCCGCGTCTCCGACACGCCGCGGACGAAGAC
Above is a genomic segment from Planctomycetota bacterium containing:
- a CDS encoding BatA domain-containing protein encodes the protein MGFLAWFYLLGAASGGIPIIIHMIHRRRAPKVLFPTLRFLKASNERTSRRQRIQDLFLLLLRVLLFVLLAFALAQPFLGSRLWGAGKDIHAVLLLDNSYSMGTEHERKARFAVAKELAAGILEKCLPTQGSQAAVLLSFPPHGHPKPFLTPDRAALQRDILKAPLSQGRADLTAAVQRAYDLLAEEGNKAPTMEIYVLTDLQRNAWPQPRPLEEKHKNPPPPP
- a CDS encoding uroporphyrinogen decarboxylase family protein, with amino-acid sequence MATRPHMTSRERLDAAYRCLPTDRVPVFVRGVSETRPPHDSYAPLRQLVCATCDLKWAWSTSAIFPSPPTTQRVEPYDADFDLVTTVMPTPRGELVHQHLAGRKGQPGMTRKHWLASREDALKYLSLPPPEPTGDAAGFFALRERAGERGLVEVHLHDMNPGGHVAELFGSEAFALLTVEDRGLVHELLEHTTQRALRVIDWCLAHDVGPYFAVSGQEYVAPPLHGPRDFWDFNVRYDKRLFGRIRDADGLVHVHCHGSLKGLLQGFVEAEANVLHPVEAPPMGNVTAAEAKAALDGKVCIEGNIQVGDLFTLPPREIERQVEALIRDAGPTGLIVAPTASPYAPVATPRMLANYERMVRTALACR